The following DNA comes from Mesorhizobium sp. B2-1-8.
GCTGACCAGCCGGGAAATGCCCTTCTTGGCCAGGCCCATAAGCGCCGCGAACTGGTCCTCGGAGAAAGGTTCGCCTTCGGCGGTGCCCTGGATCTCGACGATGCCGCCCTTGCCGGTCATGACGAAATTGGCGTCGGTGCCGGCCGAGGAATCCTCGACATAGTCGAGGTCGATGACCGGCTGGCCGTCATGGATGCCGCAGGAAATCGCCGCGACATGGTCCTTCAGCACTTTCGAAACGCTGGCCATCTGCCGCGCTTCCATCCAGCGCAGGCAATCATACAGCGCCACCCAGCCGCCGGTGATCGAAGCGGTGCGGGTGCCGCCATCAGCCTGGATGACATCGCAGTCGACGGTGATCTGCTGTTCGCCCAGCGCCTGCAGATCGACCACGGCGCGCAGCGAACGGCCGATCAGGCGCTGGATTTCCAGTGTGCGGCCGCCCTGCTTGCCGGCGGAGGCCTCGCGGCGCATGCGCTCGCCGGTCGAACGCGGCAGCATGCCGTATTCGGCTGTCACCCAGCCCTTGCCGGAATTGCGCATCCAGCCCGGCACCTTCTCCTCGAGGCTGGCGGTGCACAGGACATGGGTGTCGCCGAACTTCACCAGGCACGAGCCTTCTGCGTGCTTGGAGACGCCGCGCTCGAAGGATATGGCGCGCATTTCGTCGAATTGGCGTTTGGAGGGGCGCATTCAGCCTGCTTTCTTGTCATTTTTTGAATCGTGGCCGGCTTTTAGACGCAAGGGGGGCAGCGCGCAAAGGAAAACGGACCGGTGATCCGACACGGACACCGGGGTGATCCGACACAGACGCCGGGGTGATCCGACACAGACGCCGGTTGCGCGCGGCCCACCGAAGTCTATATCCTGGAGCCGGAGGTTTTTTGGCCGAATGACCAAGGCAGTAGATCCCGCGTCGCAGTCGCCCGCGCTTCAATCGCTCGACATGCGCTCGCGCGACATCTTCCGACGCATCGTCGATTCCTATCTGAGGGACGGCGAGCCGGTGGGCTCGCGCAGCCTGTCGCGCATCCTGCCGTCCTCGCTGTCGCCGGCCACCATCCGCAACGTGATGAGCGACCTCGAGCATCTCGGCCTGATCTACGCGCCGCATATTTCGGCCGGGCGTCTGCCGACGCAGGCCGGCCTGCGCTTCTTCGTCGATGCCTTTATGGAGCTCGGCGACCTTTCCGACGAGGAACGCCGCACCATCGAAGCGCAGGTGCGGGCCTCCGGCTCGGGTGCGACGCTGGAGCACATGCTGACCGAGGCCAGCCAGATGCTGTCGGGCATGTCGCGCGGCGCCGGCCTGGTGCTGGCGGCCAAGAACGAGGTGGCGCTGAAGCATATCGAGTTCATCCAGCTCGAGCCGACCAAGGCGCTTGCCGTGCTGGTGTCGCAGAACGGCGACGTCGAGAACCGCGTCGTCGACCTGCCGGCCGGCATCACCGTTTCGCAATTGCACGAGGCTTCGAATTTCCTCAACGCGCATATTCGCGGCCGCACGCTGGCCGAGGCTCGAACCGAGATCGCCCGCATCAAGGAAGAAACGAGGGCGGCGCTCGACACGCTGTCGCAGGACCTCGTCGAGAAGGGACTGGCTGTGTGGGCGGGCGCCGAAAGCGGGCTGCCGGCACGACTCATCGTACGCGGCCGCGCCAATCTGCTCGAAAACGTCACCGCCCAGGCCGACATCGAATTGCTGCGGCATTTGTTCGAGGACATGGAGACGCAGGACGGACTGATCCAATTGCTCGACCTCGCCGAGGAGGGATCGGGCGTGCGCATCTTCATCGGTTCGGAAAACAAGCTGTTCTCGCTGTCGGGCTCGTCGCTGGTGGTGGCGCCCTATCGCGACAAGGACGCCCGCGTCGTCGGCGCGCTCGGCGTCATCGGCCCGACCCGGCTCAACTATGCCCGCATCGTGCCTATGGTTGACTATACGGCGCAGCTGATATCGCGCATGCTTCGATAGGTGTATTGATATTCGGGTGAAGCCGGCCTGCAAACGGTGGCTTCCTGCGCTTCCGGTGCCCGCGTACTTAAGTACGCTCCGCTCCGGTTCTCGTAAGCCACCGTTTTCGACTCGGCCAGACCCGAATCTCGACACCCTTTGGTGCGACACCGAAGGACCGGCTGCAAAGGAGAAAAAGAATGGCGCTGGAATCATTCAAGGCCCAGATCAGCCTGCTGCTCGAAGAGATGGTCAACCAGCCGGAGGACCAGCACGAAATTCAGGAACAGCTGCGCGAAAAACTGCGGGAAATGCGCGCCATGGGCCTGCCGTTGCCGGCCGATCTCGTGGAACTGGAAAAACGCCTGGACGACGATTTTTACGCTGCCGGGACCTGATTCCAGAAGTTTGCTCTCCGGGCGTGACGGAACCCACGGACAAGCCGATCGTTGATTTCTTCCACGACCCACTGGAGAAAGTGATGCGATTGGCCGGACTGGCGATGTCCGCACTGTTTCTCACGACCGCGGCTCTCGCCCAGCAGGCCGATCAGCCCGTGCTCAAAGGCCCGGCGGCCTTCGGCGACTGGCGGGCCGACAAGCCCGGCGTGCGCCGGTTGATCAAGCCGGAAGACTTGCCGAGGCCCTATGTCACCAAATCCGCTTCGAACAGCGCCGGCCTGACGGATAGGCCGCAAGACGCCAAGCCACAACTGCCGCCCGGCTTTTCGGCGGAACTCGTCGCGTCCGGCATCGACAATCCGCGTGTGGTGCGCGTCGCGCCGAACGGCGACCTGTTCGTCGCCGACAGCGAAGCCAACCAGGTCCGTGTCTACCGGCTGACGAACGGAAGCGCGAAAGCCGCGGAGAAAAGCATCTTCGCCGGCGGCCTCAACCGGCCCTACGGCATCGCCTTCTATCCGCCCGGCAATGACCCGCAATGGGTCTATGTCGCCAACAGCGATAGCATCGTGCGCTTTGCCTATCGCAATGGCGACCTGAAGGCCTCGGGCGAGCCGCAAACCATCGTCGACAACATTCCGGCGAATCACCACTGGACGCGCGACATCGCCTTCTCGCCCGACGGCAAGACACTTTACCTCTCCGTCGGCTCCGGCTCGAATATCGCCGAGGACATGGGCAAAAGACCCAGAGGCGGGCTCGACGCGTGGGTCAAGTCGAAGCCGCTCGGCGCCAGTTGGGGCGCCGAGGCGGGCCGGGCCGAGGTGCGGGCCTTCGACCCCGACGGCAAGAATGGACGCATCGTCGCCACCGGGCTGCGCAACTGTTCGGGCATGACCGTGCAGCCGGCGACCGGTGCGCTGTGGTGCGTCGTCAACGAGCGCGATGCGCTCGGCGACAATACGCCCGCCGAATACGCGACGACGGTCAGGGAAGGCGCCTTCTATGGCTGGCCCTGGTATTACATCGGCAACAATGAGGACCCGCGCCACAAGGGCGCGCGTCCCGACCTCGCCGGCAAGGCTGATATTCCCGATGTGCTGATGCAGGCGCATTCGGCGCCACTCAACATCGCTTTCTACGATGGCAAAAGCTTTCCGGCCGAGTATCAAGGCGATGCCTTCGTGGCCCTGCACGGCTCGTGGAATCGCGGGAACAGGACTGGCTACAAGGTAGTCCGTCTTCTGTTCAAGGATGGCAAGCCGACCGGCGAATACGAGGATTTCATGACCGGCTTCGTCGTCTCCAATGGCAAGGTCTGGGGCCGGCCGGTTGGCGTGGCGGTGGCCAAGGACGGGGCGCTGATCGTCACCGAGGACGGCAACGGCACGATCTGGCGCGTGACTTATAGTGACGGACGGTCCTGATCCGTCTATTGGCAGCCCTGGCCCCCATCAGGTCTCACAGAGGTCTGGTGCAATCGAATCCATTCCTCGGTAAATTCAATTCCATTCAGATATATGCGATAAAGCGCCCTCATCCGAGACCACATCCATGACACTCACCGGCTTTCTCGCCTACAGCGCCGCGCTCGGCGTCGCCGCCGCCATCCCGGGCCCCGGCGTCACAGCGCTCGTCGCACGTGCGCTCGGCTCCGGCTTTCGCTCGTCGCTCGCCATGTCCTTCGGCCTGATGCTTGGCGATCTCATCTATCTGACCGCCGTGGTGCTGGGCCTGGCCTTCGTCGCACAGGAGTTCGGCATGGTTTTCCTGGCGATCAAATGGGCCGGCGTCGCGTATCTCGCCTTCCTCGGCTGGCGCTTCTGGACCGCCGGCATCACGCCCGAAACCATCGAAGCCAGGAAGGGCAAGGGCGGCTTGCTGTCGAGCTTCGTCGCCGGGTTGACCGTGACGCTCGGCAATCCAAAGACGATGATCTTCTACCTCGCCATCACGCCCACCATCGTCGACCTGAAGACGATCACGCTTGCCGACTACGGCATTCTCGTCGCGCTGACGGTCGTCGTGCTGTTCGTCGTGCTGGTGCCTTACCTGGCGCTGGCGGCCAAGGCGCGCTGGTTCCTGAAGTCGCCGCGCGCGCTCAAGGTGCTGAACCGCACCGCCGGTGCCTTCATGGTTGGCGCCGCAGCGGCGATCGCTGCTCGTCAGTAGGCCTTTTGGCCAAACCATTCCCTGGCCCGGCTGTTTCGAGAAATGGTTTTCCGGGGGCCAGGCGTTTTCAGCACGCGCCCCACTCGGATATTTTCGAGCCGCAGCCTATCTTGCGCGGCTGAAAGCCCTATTCTGTCGGCTACTGCCAATTGCCTGAAATCCAGGGAGCGAAACCAATGAACAAGCCCGTCACTTCAGCCCGCGTGCCCGGCCGCGGCCGTATCTACGATTCCGTCACCGACACGATCGGCGATACGCCCCTGGTACGGCTCGACAAATTCGCCAAGGAGAAGGGCGTCGTCGCCAATCTGGTCGCCAAGCTCGAATTCTTCAATCCGATCGCCTCGGTCAAGGACCGCATCGGCGTGGCGATGATCGAAGCGCTGGAGGCAGCCGGCAAGATTACCCCGGGCAAGACCACGCTGATCGAACCGACATCCGGCAACACCGGCATCGCGCTTGCCTTCGCCGCCGCCGCCAAGGGCTACAAGCTGATCCTGACCATGCCGGAGACGATGTCGGTGGAGCGCCGCAAGATGCTGGCGCTGCTCGGCGCCGAGCTGGTGCTGACCGAAGGCCCGAAAGGCATGAAGGGCGCCATCGCCAAGGCCGACGAACTGGCCGCGACGATCCCCAACGCCATCATTCCGCAGCAGTTCGAAAACCCGGCCAATCCGGAAATCCACCGCAAGACGACAGCGGAGGAAATCTGGAACGACACGCAGGGCGAGATCGACATCTTCGTCGCCGGCATCGGCACTGGCGGCACCATCACCGGCGTCGGCCAGGTCTTGAAGAAGCGCAAGCCCGCGCTGCATGTCGTCGCCGTCGAGCCGGATGCCTCGCCGGTGCTGTCGGGCGGCCAGCCCGGCCCGCACAAGATCCAGGGCATCGGCGCCGGCTTCGCGCCAAAAATCCTCGACACCACGATCTATGACGAGATCGTCAAGGTCTCGAACGAGGATTCCGTCGCCAATGCGCGCCTCATCGCCCGCCTCGAAGGCGTGCCGGTCGGCATCTCGTCGGGCGCGGCCCTGCAGGCGGCAATCGTCGTCGGCTCGCGGCCCGAGAACAAGGGCAAGACCCTGGTGGTGGTCATCCCCGACTTCGCCGAGCGGTATTTGTCGACGATCCTGTTCGAGGGGCTGGGGGCTTAGGTTTTCGACACCCAGGAATAGCATGCGCCGGCGGGCCAGCGCCCCCCTCTGCCCTGCCGGGCATCTCCCCCTCGAGGGGGAGATTGGCAATTTCAGCCCCGCGCTCGTTCTTCAGCGTCGAAAATTGGCGAAAGCATTCATGACATCCGATCTCCCCCCTTGAGGGGGAGATGTCCGGCAGGACAGAGGGGGGCGCTGGCCCGCCAGCCTCACTGGTCCTGCACCGTGAGCCTGGCCCGCTGAAAAACTCCCCGTGGCCGCCGGCGCGCCGCTTTAGCCGACCCCTGCTTCCGGTTCATATCACCTCCGGTCCGCGAGAAGACGGCCGGGGGAGGATTCCATGTACAAGCTCTATACGCGTCCCGGCAGCGGCGGCTTCGTCGTCGAGGCGGCGCTGGCGCTGATCGATGCGCCTTTCGAACGGATCGACGTGCCGAAGAGCGAGGCGCCCGATCCGGCCTTTCTCGCCATCAGCCCGTTGAACCAGGTGCCGGTGCTGACCTTGCCGGACGGATGCTCGATCACCGAATCGGCGGCGATCTGCATCCTTCTCGCCGAGCGCCACCCGCAGGCCGGCCTGGCGCCGGCGGTCGATGCGCCCGCCCGCGCGGAGTTCCTGCGCTGGATGGCTTTCATGCCCTCGGTGCTCTACCCGGCGGTGCTGCGGTTCTACTATGCCCATCGCTACACGGCGGATGCGGACGGTACGAAGGCGGTGAAACAGGCGGCGGTCGCCGAATTGGACCGCGGTTTTGCCGTCGTCGATGACGCCTTACATGGCCGCGACTGGCTTGTCGGCGATAAGATGTCGGTGGCCGACATCTATCTCGTCATGCTGGTGGCCTGGCATCCCGACATCGACAGGGCGCGGGCAGCCTGGCCCGATATCGAACGCCTGTGGGCGCGGTTGCGGGAGCATCCGCTCATGAAGACGCTTAACACGGCGCACGAGATGTGGCCGGCCTGAA
Coding sequences within:
- a CDS encoding LysE family translocator, whose amino-acid sequence is MTLTGFLAYSAALGVAAAIPGPGVTALVARALGSGFRSSLAMSFGLMLGDLIYLTAVVLGLAFVAQEFGMVFLAIKWAGVAYLAFLGWRFWTAGITPETIEARKGKGGLLSSFVAGLTVTLGNPKTMIFYLAITPTIVDLKTITLADYGILVALTVVVLFVVLVPYLALAAKARWFLKSPRALKVLNRTAGAFMVGAAAAIAARQ
- the rph gene encoding ribonuclease PH — its product is MRPSKRQFDEMRAISFERGVSKHAEGSCLVKFGDTHVLCTASLEEKVPGWMRNSGKGWVTAEYGMLPRSTGERMRREASAGKQGGRTLEIQRLIGRSLRAVVDLQALGEQQITVDCDVIQADGGTRTASITGGWVALYDCLRWMEARQMASVSKVLKDHVAAISCGIHDGQPVIDLDYVEDSSAGTDANFVMTGKGGIVEIQGTAEGEPFSEDQFAALMGLAKKGISRLVSLQQMAVA
- a CDS encoding PQQ-dependent sugar dehydrogenase produces the protein MRLAGLAMSALFLTTAALAQQADQPVLKGPAAFGDWRADKPGVRRLIKPEDLPRPYVTKSASNSAGLTDRPQDAKPQLPPGFSAELVASGIDNPRVVRVAPNGDLFVADSEANQVRVYRLTNGSAKAAEKSIFAGGLNRPYGIAFYPPGNDPQWVYVANSDSIVRFAYRNGDLKASGEPQTIVDNIPANHHWTRDIAFSPDGKTLYLSVGSGSNIAEDMGKRPRGGLDAWVKSKPLGASWGAEAGRAEVRAFDPDGKNGRIVATGLRNCSGMTVQPATGALWCVVNERDALGDNTPAEYATTVREGAFYGWPWYYIGNNEDPRHKGARPDLAGKADIPDVLMQAHSAPLNIAFYDGKSFPAEYQGDAFVALHGSWNRGNRTGYKVVRLLFKDGKPTGEYEDFMTGFVVSNGKVWGRPVGVAVAKDGALIVTEDGNGTIWRVTYSDGRS
- the hrcA gene encoding heat-inducible transcriptional repressor HrcA, encoding MTKAVDPASQSPALQSLDMRSRDIFRRIVDSYLRDGEPVGSRSLSRILPSSLSPATIRNVMSDLEHLGLIYAPHISAGRLPTQAGLRFFVDAFMELGDLSDEERRTIEAQVRASGSGATLEHMLTEASQMLSGMSRGAGLVLAAKNEVALKHIEFIQLEPTKALAVLVSQNGDVENRVVDLPAGITVSQLHEASNFLNAHIRGRTLAEARTEIARIKEETRAALDTLSQDLVEKGLAVWAGAESGLPARLIVRGRANLLENVTAQADIELLRHLFEDMETQDGLIQLLDLAEEGSGVRIFIGSENKLFSLSGSSLVVAPYRDKDARVVGALGVIGPTRLNYARIVPMVDYTAQLISRMLR
- the cysK gene encoding cysteine synthase A, whose amino-acid sequence is MNKPVTSARVPGRGRIYDSVTDTIGDTPLVRLDKFAKEKGVVANLVAKLEFFNPIASVKDRIGVAMIEALEAAGKITPGKTTLIEPTSGNTGIALAFAAAAKGYKLILTMPETMSVERRKMLALLGAELVLTEGPKGMKGAIAKADELAATIPNAIIPQQFENPANPEIHRKTTAEEIWNDTQGEIDIFVAGIGTGGTITGVGQVLKKRKPALHVVAVEPDASPVLSGGQPGPHKIQGIGAGFAPKILDTTIYDEIVKVSNEDSVANARLIARLEGVPVGISSGAALQAAIVVGSRPENKGKTLVVVIPDFAERYLSTILFEGLGA
- a CDS encoding glutathione S-transferase family protein, encoding MYKLYTRPGSGGFVVEAALALIDAPFERIDVPKSEAPDPAFLAISPLNQVPVLTLPDGCSITESAAICILLAERHPQAGLAPAVDAPARAEFLRWMAFMPSVLYPAVLRFYYAHRYTADADGTKAVKQAAVAELDRGFAVVDDALHGRDWLVGDKMSVADIYLVMLVAWHPDIDRARAAWPDIERLWARLREHPLMKTLNTAHEMWPA